GGCGCGTGCGATACCCATACCGATATTGAACGAGACACCCCCGATGACGTCACCCGCACCGATCGTATACATCGTCGACGACGACAGCGGGATGCGCACGTCGCTCGCGTGGTTGCTCGAATCGGTCGGCATCGTGTCCGAAGGGTTCGCGAACGCAGCCGACTTTCTCGCGCGCTTCGACGTGAACCTGCCCGCGTGCCTGGTGCTCGACGTGCGGATGCCGGAGAAAAGCGGCTTCGACGTGCAGGCCGAGCTGAATGCGCGCGGCGCGACGCTGCCGGTGATCTTCGTCAGCGGGCACGGCGACATTCCGATGTCGGTGCGCGCGCTGCAGAACGGCGCGATCGATTTCGTCGAGAAGCCGTACAACTCGCAGCAGATGCTCGAGCGCGTGCAACGCGCGCTGCGGCTCGCGCAGCAACGGCATGCGGTCGATCAGCGTCACCGCGAGCTGCGCCAGCGGCTCGATGCGCTGACCGCGCGCGAGAAGGAAGTGCTGCGCGGCGTGGTCGACGGCAAGGGCAGCAAGCAGATCGCATCGGACCTGTCGATCAGCGTGAAGACCGTCGACGTGCATCGCGCGAGCATCAAGGAGAAGCTCGGCGCGACGTCGATCGCCGCGCTCGTGCGCGACGTGATGGTCGTGTGGGGCGACGACGGGGAGTCGTCGCGCTAGCGATCCTCAGGCGCGTGTCCCGCGCGCGGCACCGGTCGACACCGCGCAGTCGATGCGTGCCGTCGTTCAGCGCATGTACAACCCGCCGTTGATGTCCCAGCACGCGCCGTTCGCGAAATGCGCGTCGCCCGACGCGAGCAGCACGGCGGCGTCCGCCACGAAACCGGCCGACCCGAGCTTGCCGCCCGGCAGGCTCGCGAGCACCTGTCGCAGCTTTTCCGGCGCGACGCTTTCATACACGATCGGCAGATCGAGCGGGCCCGGCGAGATCGCGTTGACGGTCACGCCCTGCGCGGCGAGATCGCGCGCGAACACCTTGGTCAGCGTCAACGTGCCGCCTTTCGCGGCCGCATAGTGCGCGCCCGTCGCCGAGCCGCCGTTCTGCCCGGCGAGCGACGCGATGTTGACGATGCGGCCCGCGCCGCGCGTCGCAAAATACTGGCCGAACACCTGGCAGCCGAACAGCACGCTGCGCAGGTTCACGTCGATCACCTGATCGAACTGCTCGGCTGTGATCTCCATCGCGGGGACGACCTTCGACGCGCCCGCGTTGTTGACGAGCACGTCGATCGCGCCCCAGCGCGCGACGAGCGCATCGCGCGCGGCTTCGAAATCGCGTTTCGACGTGACGTCGAGCGGCAGCGCGATCGCGCGTTCGCCGCCGGGGTCGAGTTCGCGTGCATGCGCATGGATGGCGTCGGCGGCGATGTCGGCCAGCGCGACGCGATAGCCGGCCGCATGAAAGCGTTCGGCGATCACGGCGCCCAATCCGCGCGCGGCGCCGGTGACGATGACGACTCGGTCTGACATGGTGTGTGATTCCCTGGTTCGCGAACGCGCGCCGGTGGAAGCGGCGCGCGCGTCGTGGTTCATGTGGCGAGCGCCGCTTCGATATGCGCGGCGATCGCGCATACGCGTTCGTCCGCACCTTTGCGCCCGACGATTTGCAGCCCGGCCTTCAGTGGCGATGCGGCCAGCGGCAGCGGCACGCTGAGCGCCGGATGGCCGCTCAGATTGAACGGCCGGATCAGCGACGACATCGCGATCACCGATACGCCGTTGCGCGCGTCGTCGAGCGTGATCGGCAGCGCGGGGAGTGTCGGCAGGATGAGCACGTCCGCGTGTTCGAGCGCCGCATCGACCTGCGCGGTGAAACGCGCGCGGACGGCTTCCGCTTCCGCGAGTGCGGCAGGCGTCGTCGTCGCGGCCGCGCGCAGCCGCGCATCGAGATCGGCGCCGAGCTTGCCCGTTGCGACGAGATGGCCGAATGCGCGCGACGTCTCCGCATTGATCACGGTGAGCCCCGCGGCGAACGCAGCCGGCATTTCGTCGAGCGCGATCGCGTGCGAGCGCAGGCCTGCCGCGTGTATCGCTGCATCGAGCGCGGCAGTGATCGCCGGATCGGCATCGACGACGACTTGCGCAACGGTGCAGTCTGCTACTGGCGCCGTCGCGAGCGCGCGATCGAAGCCGGGCGCGATCGCGGCCATCACGGCGGCGAGCGTACGCATATCGCGTGCGAACGGGCCGACGCAATCGAGCGTGGATTCGGCCGGCGCGACGCCGCGCCGCGACACGCGGCCGAACGTCGGCTTCAGCCCGAACACGCCGCAACACGCGGCCGGCCCGCGAACCGAGCCGCCGGTATCGGTGCCGAGCGCCGTGTCGACGGCACCGATACCGACGAGCGACGCCGAGCCGCTCGACGAGCCGCCCGGAATGCGCGATGCGTCCTGCGGATTGACGGGCGTGCCTGTGTATTCGTTGATGCCGGTCATGCCGAACGCGAGTTCGTGCATGTTCGCCTTGCCGGCGATCTGCCAGCCGGCGTCGAGCAGCAGGCGGACCACCTCAGCGTGCTGCGCGGCGGGCGGTGCGTCGGCGAGCGCGCGGCTCGCCGCGCGGGTCGGATGGCCCGCGATGTCGATCGTGTCCTTGATCGCGATCGTCGGGCCCGGCCCGCCGAGCGTGAAGGTATCGATGAAGCCTGTCATGGTCGGTATCGTAAAGAAGCGGTGAGAGTGTCAGGCCCGGGGCGCGGCGGCGAGCGGCCACGGGCCGTCGAGCACGCGCTCGGTGCGGAAGTGACGGATCAGCCATGCCGGGCGGTCGGCGGCCGGCGCGAAATCGACGGTCAGCCGCGCGGCGATCAGCTCGGCCGTGCCGTCCGCGTAGCGCGACGCCTGCAGCATGATCCAGCGGCCGCGCGCGCGCGTGCGATCGTCGTCGACGTCGATCGATTCCGACGTCAGGAAATGCAGGTTCGCCGAGAAGTGTGGATCGGGCGGCAGATAACGATGCAGCATCGCGACGATCGCGGCCGTGCCTTCGAGGCGGCCGAACTTGTGCGCGTACTGCGGGCCGATGCCTTCCCACACGGCGTCGGCCGTGAAAAGGCCAGCGAGCCCCGGGCCGTCGCCGGCATCCTCGGGTACGTCGCACAGCGCCATGTAGCGCGTGATCGTCGCGCGCACCGCGCGCTCGGCTTCGAGCGT
The sequence above is drawn from the Burkholderia stabilis genome and encodes:
- a CDS encoding nuclear transport factor 2 family protein, with protein sequence MPDLSPGLIDALAQRVATLEAERAVRATITRYMALCDVPEDAGDGPGLAGLFTADAVWEGIGPQYAHKFGRLEGTAAIVAMLHRYLPPDPHFSANLHFLTSESIDVDDDRTRARGRWIMLQASRYADGTAELIAARLTVDFAPAADRPAWLIRHFRTERVLDGPWPLAAAPRA
- a CDS encoding response regulator transcription factor, with product MTSPAPIVYIVDDDSGMRTSLAWLLESVGIVSEGFANAADFLARFDVNLPACLVLDVRMPEKSGFDVQAELNARGATLPVIFVSGHGDIPMSVRALQNGAIDFVEKPYNSQQMLERVQRALRLAQQRHAVDQRHRELRQRLDALTAREKEVLRGVVDGKGSKQIASDLSISVKTVDVHRASIKEKLGATSIAALVRDVMVVWGDDGESSR
- a CDS encoding amidase, with product MTGFIDTFTLGGPGPTIAIKDTIDIAGHPTRAASRALADAPPAAQHAEVVRLLLDAGWQIAGKANMHELAFGMTGINEYTGTPVNPQDASRIPGGSSSGSASLVGIGAVDTALGTDTGGSVRGPAACCGVFGLKPTFGRVSRRGVAPAESTLDCVGPFARDMRTLAAVMAAIAPGFDRALATAPVADCTVAQVVVDADPAITAALDAAIHAAGLRSHAIALDEMPAAFAAGLTVINAETSRAFGHLVATGKLGADLDARLRAAATTTPAALAEAEAVRARFTAQVDAALEHADVLILPTLPALPITLDDARNGVSVIAMSSLIRPFNLSGHPALSVPLPLAASPLKAGLQIVGRKGADERVCAIAAHIEAALAT
- a CDS encoding SDR family NAD(P)-dependent oxidoreductase, with amino-acid sequence MSDRVVIVTGAARGLGAVIAERFHAAGYRVALADIAADAIHAHARELDPGGERAIALPLDVTSKRDFEAARDALVARWGAIDVLVNNAGASKVVPAMEITAEQFDQVIDVNLRSVLFGCQVFGQYFATRGAGRIVNIASLAGQNGGSATGAHYAAAKGGTLTLTKVFARDLAAQGVTVNAISPGPLDLPIVYESVAPEKLRQVLASLPGGKLGSAGFVADAAVLLASGDAHFANGACWDINGGLYMR